One stretch of Thermococcus sp. 21S9 DNA includes these proteins:
- a CDS encoding ABC transporter permease, with product MNLKNELRGYAKPVAESVLAILIGAFIGALVLWFSGYSPFEAYYWLIRGSLGSTDGIAETLAKSAPLILTAITFAIGARTGLFNIGAEGTVYFGAIAAIIVTQYLQNPIAGLLAGLLIGALWALPAAVLKVYRGVHEVISTIMFNWIAFFLVSWLAVSVYYNPKDPNSTLPVPPSARLPLLVKNTSLSWAFIVAILSAIIVFIVMWHTKLGYELRTSGQNPRAAEYGGINPKRSAIWSFVIGGMTAGLAGAGIVMGTPPSYAITQGLANVYGYGFDGIGVSLVGRNHPLGIIFAGILFGALSAGATAMQQHAHVPLEMIKVIEGIIIIAVAVPGLLDLFAKLFRRGEA from the coding sequence GTGAACCTCAAAAATGAGCTCAGGGGATACGCCAAACCCGTGGCCGAGAGCGTTTTGGCGATACTCATTGGAGCGTTCATAGGTGCCCTCGTCCTCTGGTTCAGCGGGTACAGTCCGTTTGAGGCCTACTACTGGCTTATCAGGGGTTCACTGGGCTCCACAGACGGCATCGCCGAGACCCTCGCAAAGTCCGCTCCGCTAATCCTCACGGCCATAACCTTCGCCATAGGTGCGAGAACGGGCCTCTTCAACATCGGCGCCGAGGGAACCGTCTACTTCGGCGCTATAGCGGCGATAATAGTGACCCAGTACCTCCAGAACCCGATAGCGGGCCTCCTCGCTGGCCTTCTCATCGGAGCCCTGTGGGCCCTTCCAGCGGCAGTTCTCAAGGTTTACAGGGGAGTCCACGAGGTCATATCCACGATAATGTTCAACTGGATAGCATTCTTCCTCGTCAGCTGGCTCGCGGTCAGCGTCTACTACAACCCAAAGGACCCCAACAGCACCCTCCCCGTTCCACCATCGGCCAGACTTCCGCTCCTTGTTAAGAACACGAGCCTTTCCTGGGCGTTCATAGTGGCAATCCTCTCGGCGATAATCGTCTTCATAGTGATGTGGCACACCAAGCTCGGCTACGAGCTTAGAACCAGCGGACAGAACCCGCGGGCGGCTGAGTACGGAGGAATTAACCCCAAGCGCTCGGCCATATGGTCGTTCGTCATCGGTGGAATGACCGCCGGACTGGCCGGGGCAGGCATCGTCATGGGGACCCCGCCGAGTTACGCTATAACCCAGGGGTTGGCAAACGTCTACGGCTACGGTTTCGACGGAATAGGTGTCTCCCTCGTCGGCAGGAACCACCCGCTCGGAATAATCTTCGCGGGAATCCTCTTCGGAGCTCTGAGTGCCGGAGCGACCGCGATGCAGCAGCACGCCCACGTTCCGCTGGAGATGATTAAGGTCATTGAAGGAATAATCATCATAGCCGTCGCCGTTCCGGGACTGCTAGACCTCTTCGCCAAGCTCTTCAGGAGGGGGGAGGCATGA
- a CDS encoding ABC transporter ATP-binding protein translates to MEERTPVLEMRDIVKIYPDGTKALKGVTIKVYEGEILGLLGENGAGKTTLMKILFGMLKPTKGKIFLRGKEVRFKSPADAIANGIGMVHQHFTLVEVFNALENIILGMEGHSLLSKIDVENARKKLQKLMDELNFQVPLDVPVENLPVGVQQRIEILKMLYRDVDILILDEPTAVLTPIEVKELFAVLRKLKEQGKTIIFISHKLNEVMEITDRVTVIRKGEVVGTVKTSEATPQLLARMMVGRDVVLRIEKPPKEPGDVVFRVEDLWVKGDRGEDAVRGLTFEVRAGEIFGIAGVEGNGQSELIEAIAGLRKVEKGKVYLKGVDITGKKPRELYDMGMAHIPEDRTHMGLILEMSVMENSILGMHWRKEFSKGFLLDWDKVEEHAKRLIEEFEVSAPGTKSPVKSLSGGNQQKLIVAREVSKKPEFIIAAQPTRGVDVASTEYIRNYLVKLRNEDKAVLLVSADLDEVLQLSDRMAIMYEGQFMGIVKPDEVTEEQIGLMMGGVKGEPQK, encoded by the coding sequence ATGGAAGAGAGGACTCCAGTGCTCGAGATGCGTGATATCGTGAAGATTTACCCGGACGGCACAAAGGCCCTGAAAGGCGTCACGATTAAGGTCTACGAGGGCGAAATCCTTGGCCTCCTCGGTGAGAACGGTGCCGGAAAAACGACGCTGATGAAGATTCTCTTTGGAATGCTCAAGCCCACGAAGGGCAAGATTTTTCTCAGGGGCAAAGAAGTCCGCTTCAAGAGCCCCGCTGATGCAATAGCGAACGGAATCGGAATGGTTCACCAGCACTTCACGCTCGTTGAGGTCTTCAACGCCCTCGAGAACATCATCCTCGGAATGGAGGGGCACAGCCTGCTGTCCAAGATTGACGTCGAGAACGCGAGAAAGAAGCTCCAGAAGCTGATGGACGAGCTCAACTTCCAGGTTCCCCTTGACGTCCCCGTCGAAAACCTCCCAGTCGGCGTCCAGCAGAGGATTGAAATCCTCAAGATGCTATACCGCGACGTCGACATACTCATCCTGGACGAGCCTACCGCTGTTCTTACCCCTATAGAGGTCAAAGAGCTCTTCGCGGTTCTCAGAAAGCTCAAGGAGCAAGGGAAGACGATAATCTTCATCAGCCACAAGCTCAACGAGGTAATGGAGATAACCGACCGCGTCACGGTCATAAGGAAAGGTGAGGTCGTCGGAACCGTCAAGACGAGTGAGGCAACGCCCCAGCTCCTCGCGAGGATGATGGTGGGCAGGGACGTCGTTCTCAGGATTGAGAAGCCTCCGAAGGAGCCCGGTGACGTCGTCTTCCGCGTCGAAGACCTATGGGTGAAGGGAGACAGGGGCGAGGACGCCGTCAGAGGGCTTACCTTCGAGGTTCGCGCGGGTGAGATTTTTGGCATAGCCGGTGTTGAGGGCAACGGCCAGAGCGAGCTGATAGAGGCCATAGCCGGCCTGAGGAAGGTCGAGAAGGGCAAAGTTTACCTCAAGGGCGTTGACATCACCGGTAAAAAGCCGAGGGAGCTCTACGACATGGGGATGGCACACATTCCCGAGGACAGGACTCACATGGGCTTAATCCTTGAGATGAGCGTGATGGAAAACTCCATTCTGGGAATGCACTGGAGGAAGGAGTTCTCGAAGGGCTTCCTACTCGACTGGGACAAAGTTGAGGAGCACGCGAAGAGGCTCATAGAGGAATTTGAGGTCAGCGCGCCGGGAACAAAATCACCTGTGAAGAGCCTGAGCGGTGGAAACCAGCAGAAGCTCATCGTGGCTAGGGAAGTCAGCAAGAAGCCCGAGTTCATCATAGCGGCACAGCCAACGCGCGGTGTTGACGTCGCTTCGACCGAGTACATCAGGAACTACCTCGTCAAGCTGAGGAACGAGGACAAGGCCGTCCTGCTCGTCTCTGCCGACCTGGATGAGGTTCTCCAGCTCAGCGATAGAATGGCGATAATGTACGAAGGCCAGTTCATGGGAATAGTCAAGCCCGACGAGGTTACCGAGGAGCAGATTGGACTCATGATGGGAGGTGTTAAGGGTGAACCTCAAAAATGA
- the surE gene encoding 5'/3'-nucleotidase SurE, producing MRILLTNDDGIYSNGLRSAVKALGELGEVYVVAPLFQRSASGRAMTLHRPIRAKRLNVPGAKVAYGIDGTPTDCVIFALARFGGFDLAVSGINLGENLSTEITVSGTASAAIEASTHGIPSIAISLEVEWKKTLGEGEGVDFSVSAHFLRRIAGAVLERGLPEGVDMLNVNVPSDATERTKIAITRLARKRYSPTIEERIDPKGNPYYWIVGRLVQDFEPGTDAHALKVERKVSVTPINIDMTARVDFEELARLLGSTLKS from the coding sequence ATGAGAATCCTCCTCACCAACGACGATGGAATATACTCCAATGGACTTCGTTCGGCGGTGAAAGCGCTGGGCGAGCTCGGCGAAGTTTACGTCGTTGCCCCGCTCTTCCAGAGGAGCGCGAGCGGTAGGGCCATGACGCTCCACAGGCCGATAAGGGCCAAGCGTCTCAATGTTCCCGGTGCGAAAGTGGCTTACGGAATAGATGGAACCCCAACAGACTGTGTGATTTTCGCCTTGGCCCGCTTCGGTGGCTTCGACTTAGCTGTGAGCGGGATTAACCTCGGTGAGAACCTGAGCACCGAGATAACCGTCTCCGGAACGGCTTCAGCCGCTATAGAGGCTTCCACCCACGGGATTCCGAGTATAGCGATTAGCCTCGAGGTGGAGTGGAAGAAGACCCTCGGAGAGGGTGAAGGGGTTGACTTCTCGGTCTCGGCGCACTTCCTCAGGAGAATAGCCGGTGCTGTCCTCGAGAGGGGCCTTCCCGAGGGCGTTGACATGCTCAACGTCAACGTTCCGAGCGACGCGACCGAAAGGACCAAGATAGCAATCACCAGACTCGCGAGAAAGCGCTACTCGCCAACGATTGAGGAAAGAATTGACCCCAAGGGCAACCCCTACTACTGGATTGTCGGCAGGCTCGTTCAGGACTTCGAGCCGGGGACAGACGCCCATGCCCTGAAGGTCGAGAGGAAGGTCAGCGTCACGCCTATAAACATCGACATGACAGCGAGGGTAGATTTTGAAGAGTTGGCGAGGCTACTGGGGAGCACATTGAAAAGTTGA
- a CDS encoding archaeosine biosynthesis radical SAM protein RaSEA produces the protein MTYWTSEDNVAGEPGTALFIILPTIGCYRFRIGKACYMCAYPTSAPKVKWSQDAIVDYVREALKKIRGKKGPFAVRMFTSGSFLDNGELKPETRRKIFELLAEMENVEEIVIESRSELVRYDAVKELAEIVPDKHFEVAIGLETANDDVADVSINKGNTFEDFVRASEITRKAGAKVKTYLLLKPIFLSEKTAIEDVKESIIKAEPYTDTFSINITDIQKGTLYERLWEKNEYRPPWLWSAVEVLIWAKKKFPDKRILSDPVGAGSKRGPHNCLTDYDRVIGRAIKKFSATQDLRYIENLKPECRERWSYIVENGLLDWQLITW, from the coding sequence ATGACCTACTGGACGAGCGAGGACAACGTTGCCGGAGAGCCGGGAACGGCGCTCTTCATAATCCTGCCCACGATAGGTTGCTACCGCTTCAGAATAGGGAAGGCCTGCTACATGTGTGCCTACCCCACCTCGGCCCCCAAAGTCAAGTGGAGTCAAGATGCCATAGTTGACTACGTGAGGGAAGCGCTAAAGAAAATCAGAGGTAAAAAAGGTCCTTTCGCGGTCAGAATGTTCACCTCCGGCTCTTTCCTCGACAACGGCGAGCTGAAGCCCGAGACGAGGAGAAAAATCTTCGAGCTTCTGGCGGAGATGGAGAACGTTGAGGAAATCGTCATTGAGAGCAGGAGCGAGCTGGTTCGCTACGACGCGGTTAAAGAGCTGGCCGAGATAGTCCCGGATAAGCACTTCGAGGTTGCCATAGGGCTGGAAACCGCCAACGACGACGTCGCCGACGTCTCGATAAACAAGGGCAACACCTTCGAGGACTTCGTGAGGGCCTCGGAGATAACGAGGAAGGCTGGAGCGAAGGTCAAAACTTACCTCCTGCTGAAGCCGATTTTCCTGAGCGAGAAAACGGCCATCGAGGACGTCAAGGAGAGCATAATCAAGGCCGAGCCCTACACGGACACCTTCTCGATAAACATCACCGACATCCAAAAGGGGACGCTCTACGAGAGGCTCTGGGAGAAGAACGAGTATCGCCCACCGTGGCTCTGGAGCGCGGTTGAGGTTCTTATCTGGGCAAAGAAAAAGTTCCCGGACAAGAGAATCCTGAGCGACCCCGTTGGAGCGGGCTCGAAGAGAGGCCCTCACAACTGCCTGACCGACTACGACAGGGTCATCGGCAGGGCTATAAAGAAGTTCTCGGCGACGCAGGATTTGAGATACATCGAAAACCTCAAGCCGGAGTGCAGGGAGAGGTGGAGCTACATCGTCGAGAACGGGCTTTTGGACTGGCAGTTGATTACGTGGTGA
- a CDS encoding type II toxin-antitoxin system VapC family toxin, with translation MRFIDANVFIYAFLRPKKEPPENVKEIKERAKAILARVSDGERVVTTVVHLSEVANVVESRGGKKKAVEVTLAVLTSENIEVLPVSPSDYLKATLIAEEKNLGVNDALAYVKMKEFDIEEIYTFDRDFEKLDVRVVNE, from the coding sequence ATGAGGTTCATTGATGCCAACGTCTTCATATACGCGTTTCTAAGGCCGAAGAAGGAGCCTCCGGAGAACGTTAAGGAAATCAAGGAGCGGGCCAAGGCGATACTTGCAAGGGTGAGCGATGGCGAGCGTGTTGTAACTACGGTCGTCCACCTGAGCGAGGTTGCCAACGTCGTCGAGAGCAGGGGAGGAAAGAAGAAGGCCGTTGAGGTCACTCTGGCGGTTTTAACGAGTGAGAACATTGAAGTTCTTCCGGTTTCTCCCAGTGATTACTTGAAGGCAACTCTCATAGCCGAGGAGAAAAACCTCGGCGTGAACGACGCTTTGGCCTACGTTAAGATGAAAGAGTTCGACATAGAGGAGATTTATACGTTCGACAGGGACTTTGAAAAGCTCGATGTTAGGGTGGTGAACGAATGA
- a CDS encoding metal ABC transporter solute-binding protein, Zn/Mn family, translated as MKRLALIILLTLALVPLNGVSAQENVTVVATIAPIASIVQEAFPGVKVEVIVPPGVDPHDYQLTAQQVELLSKARVIVTTGGHLPVEKRIAELEQEGTVTGKALFVDDYMKYGFHYAKEYWYNGKDNPHGVWLDPYNAIAIAKATEKALIEEDPANAVTYERDFERFRERVLAIVEAYKALAPKNATAVIQMPPDEYALDWLGIKAVASIKPEEEVPAIGVDQLVPTAKKSSLVVYGSDSPEQLKKASIELAQKSGKPLAEITVFWASGNYTNWLIKNTASIMKALLTPEKPEKPSNAENTAVTYAFLALVTGIVLGTALGVILKK; from the coding sequence ATGAAGAGGCTCGCGCTCATAATCCTGCTAACGCTCGCGCTGGTTCCGCTCAACGGCGTCTCGGCTCAGGAGAACGTCACGGTGGTGGCGACGATAGCGCCGATAGCGTCAATAGTTCAGGAGGCATTCCCGGGAGTTAAGGTTGAGGTGATAGTTCCGCCCGGGGTTGACCCGCACGACTATCAGCTGACGGCCCAGCAGGTCGAACTGCTCTCGAAGGCCCGGGTCATAGTGACAACCGGAGGGCACCTGCCCGTTGAGAAGAGGATTGCGGAACTTGAGCAGGAAGGCACCGTAACGGGAAAGGCCCTCTTCGTGGACGACTACATGAAATACGGCTTCCACTACGCCAAGGAATACTGGTACAACGGCAAGGACAACCCTCACGGCGTCTGGCTTGACCCATACAACGCCATAGCCATAGCGAAAGCCACCGAGAAGGCCCTAATCGAGGAGGACCCGGCGAACGCGGTGACCTACGAGAGGGACTTTGAGAGGTTCCGCGAGAGGGTTCTTGCGATAGTCGAGGCCTACAAAGCCCTGGCTCCGAAGAACGCGACCGCAGTAATCCAGATGCCCCCCGACGAGTACGCCCTCGACTGGCTCGGGATTAAGGCGGTGGCCTCGATAAAGCCGGAGGAAGAGGTTCCTGCCATAGGAGTTGACCAGCTCGTCCCGACCGCAAAGAAGAGCTCGCTGGTAGTTTACGGCTCCGACAGCCCGGAACAGCTCAAGAAGGCCTCAATTGAGCTCGCCCAGAAGAGCGGGAAGCCCCTTGCGGAGATAACCGTTTTCTGGGCCTCGGGGAACTACACCAACTGGCTAATCAAAAACACCGCCTCGATAATGAAGGCACTCTTGACCCCCGAGAAGCCTGAGAAGCCGAGCAATGCAGAGAACACAGCCGTTACGTACGCTTTCCTGGCGCTCGTTACCGGAATCGTTCTGGGAACCGCGCTGGGAGTAATATTGAAAAAATGA
- a CDS encoding phosphoribosyltransferase, producing the protein MKKFPAYLASWEDIERWAKEGAWKVLEDGWRPDVIVGLARGGWVPARLYCDYLGVKDLVSLKVEHWGVTATPDGKARLKYGSNYNLEGKKILIVDDISDTGESLTLAKNYVESQKPAEIRTATLLTIKGSRFKPDYFGEEIDWAWIVFPWNFVEDMINLVGNILEEKEAVSTDEIVELFKELHGMEVPKGKLEEALRMAERRKVFKFRDGKWRKA; encoded by the coding sequence ATGAAGAAGTTTCCGGCGTATCTCGCTTCTTGGGAGGACATTGAAAGGTGGGCCAAGGAAGGGGCCTGGAAGGTTCTGGAAGACGGCTGGAGACCGGACGTGATAGTCGGACTCGCCCGCGGTGGCTGGGTTCCGGCGAGGCTCTACTGCGACTACCTCGGCGTCAAGGACCTGGTAAGCCTGAAGGTCGAGCACTGGGGAGTAACTGCAACCCCGGACGGCAAGGCCAGGCTCAAGTACGGTAGCAACTACAACCTTGAGGGCAAGAAGATCCTCATCGTCGACGACATCAGCGACACCGGCGAGAGTTTAACTTTGGCCAAGAACTACGTCGAGAGCCAGAAGCCGGCCGAGATAAGAACCGCCACGCTCCTGACAATCAAGGGCTCGCGCTTCAAGCCCGACTACTTCGGCGAGGAAATCGACTGGGCGTGGATAGTCTTCCCCTGGAACTTCGTGGAGGACATGATTAACCTCGTCGGCAACATCCTTGAGGAGAAAGAAGCGGTGAGCACAGACGAGATAGTTGAACTATTCAAGGAGCTCCACGGCATGGAGGTTCCCAAGGGCAAGCTCGAGGAAGCCCTCAGGATGGCCGAGCGCAGGAAGGTTTTTAAGTTCCGCGACGGGAAGTGGCGCAAAGCCTGA
- a CDS encoding DUF4932 domain-containing protein, which translates to MKRLLAWVTLAGILLASSVPGASAVKIDSHVSVEISPNAELIGIVYYLAFGKDPFVIDRGSYLDDVEAHFGRFRNSTAVLLLKSYMSQGRSVPEKDYLLLNLEYYTLLCSNPPELEPLTNLDYPWFENEFLPALREFARESDFMDFYESHMSYYDEDLRIYENALKMLPPDEFMAENAGIQNITYEFLHPYLVAIHGHSFSPTLNGTEIWGAGGMLPLVRRTPQRTLWSYKTARDTMFGLPLNRDYIVSMNLDELLYLGFIYHELGHDITVPSIYSYSGLYNLTYFVDAIRSDMPYLARYDMHFWSKTGMLYEGFADAWEDYAISRINENYTLLAINMQKAWGEFWIGWLLNRTIYYSELSRQTGKPFSDYVWSILDEMRNFASPENVSEVYSREVPVTPLRAFDRGAELGRVVIVYGTANPDPTGTEKDKETAEEIAENLRRFYSQWVEPVDVVVKADVNVTDADLEGVVVLVGGPVSNRLVRELDGRFPLRFKKVNGTWVLTHAENVTSFVLLDEKSPWRRIYGNVSVALGNLGNVANASVLMAIRNPYNESNYLVWVAGENRNLTALFTNPTYYLSSYEIYTGKEVEMGFYVQSASS; encoded by the coding sequence ATGAAGCGCCTCCTTGCGTGGGTAACACTTGCAGGCATCCTGCTGGCTTCATCGGTTCCCGGGGCGTCGGCGGTTAAAATCGACTCCCACGTGAGTGTGGAGATAAGCCCCAACGCCGAGCTCATTGGAATCGTTTACTACCTTGCCTTCGGGAAGGACCCATTCGTCATCGACCGGGGAAGTTACCTGGATGACGTTGAGGCCCATTTCGGAAGGTTCAGAAACTCGACCGCGGTGCTCCTGCTGAAGTCGTACATGTCCCAGGGGAGGAGCGTTCCGGAGAAGGATTACCTGCTCCTCAACCTCGAGTACTACACGCTCCTCTGCTCAAATCCACCGGAGCTCGAGCCCCTGACTAACCTTGACTACCCCTGGTTTGAGAACGAGTTCCTGCCGGCACTACGGGAGTTCGCGAGAGAGAGCGACTTCATGGACTTCTACGAGAGCCACATGAGCTACTACGACGAAGACCTTAGAATATACGAGAACGCCCTCAAAATGCTCCCTCCCGACGAGTTCATGGCCGAGAACGCTGGGATTCAGAACATCACCTACGAGTTCCTCCACCCATACCTCGTCGCGATACACGGTCACAGCTTCAGCCCGACCCTTAACGGCACGGAAATCTGGGGCGCCGGTGGAATGCTCCCCCTCGTCAGGAGGACGCCCCAGAGAACGCTGTGGAGCTACAAAACCGCAAGGGACACGATGTTTGGGCTCCCACTGAACAGGGACTACATAGTGAGCATGAACCTTGACGAGCTCCTCTACCTCGGCTTCATTTACCATGAGCTCGGCCACGACATTACGGTTCCGTCAATTTATTCCTACAGTGGCCTCTACAACCTCACCTACTTCGTTGACGCCATAAGGAGCGACATGCCCTACCTGGCGCGCTACGATATGCACTTCTGGAGCAAAACCGGAATGCTCTACGAGGGCTTCGCCGACGCGTGGGAGGACTACGCGATAAGCCGGATAAACGAGAACTACACGCTCCTGGCAATCAATATGCAGAAGGCCTGGGGCGAGTTCTGGATTGGGTGGCTCCTCAACAGGACCATCTACTATTCAGAGCTGAGCAGGCAAACGGGCAAACCCTTCTCGGACTACGTCTGGAGCATCCTCGATGAAATGAGGAACTTTGCCTCGCCGGAAAACGTCAGTGAGGTTTACTCCCGCGAGGTTCCTGTCACCCCGCTGAGGGCCTTTGATAGGGGTGCGGAGCTGGGAAGGGTTGTCATCGTCTACGGGACGGCAAACCCGGACCCGACCGGGACGGAGAAGGATAAGGAGACGGCCGAGGAGATAGCGGAGAACCTGAGGCGGTTCTACTCCCAGTGGGTCGAGCCTGTGGACGTCGTGGTGAAAGCGGACGTTAACGTCACGGACGCTGACCTTGAAGGGGTCGTCGTCCTCGTCGGTGGTCCCGTCTCGAACCGGCTCGTGAGGGAGCTCGATGGTAGGTTCCCGCTCCGCTTCAAAAAGGTCAATGGAACGTGGGTGTTAACTCACGCCGAGAACGTCACGAGCTTCGTCCTCCTCGACGAGAAAAGCCCCTGGAGGAGGATTTACGGAAACGTGAGCGTCGCCCTCGGAAACCTCGGAAACGTTGCCAACGCGAGCGTCCTCATGGCGATTAGGAACCCCTACAACGAGAGCAACTACCTCGTCTGGGTTGCCGGTGAGAACAGGAATTTAACGGCGCTCTTCACGAACCCGACGTACTACCTCAGCAGTTACGAAATCTACACGGGAAAAGAAGTGGAGATGGGGTTCTACGTTCAGTCGGCCTCTTCCTGA
- a CDS encoding AbrB family transcriptional regulator — translation MEIVVKRLDSQGRLLIPREIRERLGDEVIIVDLGDRVELLPRKRVDLKRFFDSVEIDELKEWEELKKELWME, via the coding sequence ATGGAAATAGTGGTGAAACGTCTCGACTCCCAGGGCAGGCTTCTCATTCCCCGCGAGATTAGGGAGAGGCTCGGCGATGAGGTGATAATAGTCGACCTTGGGGACAGGGTGGAGCTCCTTCCGAGGAAAAGGGTGGACCTGAAGAGGTTCTTCGACAGTGTTGAGATTGATGAGCTGAAGGAGTGGGAGGAGCTCAAGAAGGAGCTGTGGATGGAATGA
- the ftsY gene encoding signal recognition particle-docking protein FtsY, with the protein MFGKLREKLKKFTRQVEEKIEEEEKKVEKTEPEKKPGLMERLLQVEIKEKDVEEALDELELELLEADVALETVEALREKIKEKLVGKKVRIGTNKGKLIEEALREAILEILTPEKKIDLLEMIRSKEEKPFVIVFVGFNGSGKTTTIAKLASWLKKNGLSVVIAASDTFRAGAIEQIEEHAKRVGVKVIKHDYGADPAAVAYDAIQHAKARGVDVVLVDTAGRNELNRNLMDEMKKIVRVTKPDLVIFVGDSLSGNAVVEQAKQFNEAVRIDGVILTKLDADARGGAALSISHAIGAPILFAGVGQGYDDLKPFDEKWFVDRIFGED; encoded by the coding sequence ATGTTCGGAAAGCTCAGGGAGAAGCTCAAGAAGTTCACCAGGCAGGTCGAGGAGAAGATTGAGGAGGAAGAGAAGAAGGTCGAAAAGACCGAGCCGGAAAAGAAGCCCGGCCTCATGGAGAGACTTCTCCAGGTCGAGATTAAGGAGAAGGACGTTGAGGAAGCTCTGGACGAACTGGAGCTTGAACTCCTCGAGGCGGACGTTGCCCTCGAGACCGTCGAGGCCCTGAGGGAGAAGATTAAGGAGAAGCTGGTCGGAAAGAAGGTCCGCATCGGAACAAACAAGGGCAAGCTGATAGAGGAAGCGCTCCGCGAGGCAATCCTCGAAATCCTCACTCCGGAGAAGAAGATTGACCTCCTCGAGATGATTCGCTCCAAGGAGGAGAAGCCCTTCGTGATAGTCTTCGTCGGCTTCAACGGCTCGGGGAAGACGACAACTATAGCCAAGCTCGCCAGCTGGCTCAAGAAGAACGGGCTAAGCGTCGTCATAGCGGCGAGCGACACGTTTAGGGCTGGAGCGATAGAGCAGATAGAGGAGCACGCGAAGCGCGTTGGGGTTAAGGTGATAAAGCACGACTACGGAGCGGACCCAGCTGCCGTTGCATACGACGCAATCCAGCACGCCAAGGCAAGGGGAGTTGATGTAGTTCTCGTGGACACCGCCGGGAGGAACGAGCTCAACAGGAACCTCATGGACGAGATGAAGAAGATAGTCCGCGTCACCAAGCCCGACCTAGTAATCTTCGTTGGCGACAGCCTGAGCGGAAACGCCGTTGTGGAGCAGGCCAAGCAGTTCAACGAGGCCGTCAGGATAGACGGCGTAATCCTCACCAAGCTCGATGCGGACGCGAGGGGTGGAGCGGCTTTGAGCATAAGCCACGCGATTGGCGCGCCGATACTCTTCGCCGGCGTCGGCCAGGGCTACGACGACCTAAAGCCCTTCGACGAAAAGTGGTTCGTGGACAGGATTTTCGGGGAGGATTGA
- a CDS encoding ABC transporter permease, translating into MNEAMVISLLLGSLAAMVPIALTSIGAVISERAGVVNIGYEGILMFAAFFGAMFAELAGNGWVGILGGAFVGLLFGVLHGVLTVYLKGDHVIPGIGLNLLGYGAVAFGIRAYWGTAGQHQVPSNAQISPLWMDAFGNSLSPMVPITIAVAIIAWWVLFKTPFGLRIRAVGENPEAADALGINVELYRFTAVLIASALAGVAGAYLSVDWLGTVTKTIAAGRGFIALANMVFSGWNPLIALGGAFLFGFFDNFAIYIQNNPWLAGTIPWQFIATLPYVVTLIVVAGIIGRARPPKWDGRPYKRE; encoded by the coding sequence ATGAACGAGGCAATGGTAATCAGTCTGCTCCTCGGTTCACTCGCGGCGATGGTTCCGATAGCGCTGACGAGCATAGGTGCGGTGATAAGCGAGAGAGCCGGTGTCGTCAACATCGGCTACGAGGGAATCCTAATGTTCGCGGCGTTCTTCGGGGCGATGTTTGCAGAGCTGGCAGGAAACGGCTGGGTCGGCATTCTCGGTGGGGCATTCGTAGGACTGCTGTTCGGCGTCCTTCACGGCGTTCTAACGGTTTACCTCAAGGGAGACCACGTCATTCCAGGTATAGGCCTCAACCTCCTCGGCTACGGTGCAGTCGCCTTCGGAATAAGGGCCTACTGGGGAACCGCCGGCCAGCACCAGGTTCCAAGCAACGCCCAGATTAGCCCGCTGTGGATGGACGCCTTTGGTAACTCCCTCAGTCCGATGGTGCCGATAACCATAGCGGTCGCCATAATAGCCTGGTGGGTGCTCTTCAAGACGCCATTCGGGCTGAGAATTCGCGCCGTCGGTGAGAACCCCGAAGCTGCAGATGCCCTTGGAATAAACGTCGAGCTCTACCGCTTCACGGCGGTCCTCATAGCGAGCGCCTTAGCGGGTGTCGCGGGTGCCTACCTCAGCGTCGACTGGCTCGGAACCGTAACGAAGACGATAGCGGCCGGAAGGGGTTTCATCGCCCTGGCGAACATGGTCTTCAGTGGCTGGAACCCGCTGATAGCCCTCGGCGGAGCGTTCCTCTTCGGATTCTTCGACAACTTCGCCATCTACATCCAGAACAACCCGTGGCTCGCGGGAACGATACCCTGGCAGTTCATAGCGACCCTGCCGTACGTCGTGACCCTCATAGTGGTCGCGGGAATAATAGGAAGGGCAAGGCCACCCAAGTGGGACGGCAGGCCCTACAAGCGCGAGTGA